In Phragmites australis chromosome 16, lpPhrAust1.1, whole genome shotgun sequence, one DNA window encodes the following:
- the LOC133896464 gene encoding protein HOTHEAD-like produces MGLISRGVVFKALVFVFFIRSSQGGDHFTKLNLPPLQKASRFSTIQHEAYDYIIVGGGTAGCPLAATLSQKYKVLLLERGGSPYGNRNITYLENFHICLADVSPESPSKTFISTDGVINARASVLGGGTCINAGFYSRAKPSFVQEAGWDEELVNQSYPWVEERIVHWPKIAPWQAALRDGLLEAGISPYNGYTYDHLYGTKVGGTIFDETGYRHTAADLLAAGNPNNLRVLLHASVNKIVFYTKQGNRKPKAIGVQFKDENGGHHQAFLSQKRGSEIIVSAGAIGSPQLLLLSGIGPRNELKKHNISVVLLNEHVGKGMSDNPLNSIFIPTKNPPQQSLIETVGITNAGVFIEASSGFGQSDDSINCHHGIMSAEIGQLSTVPPKQRSLDAVRKYVHNKQNLPKEVFHGGFILEKIDGPLSTGNLVLADTDINSNPKVTFNYFQHPQDLRRCVYGIKTIESILKTNLFSNLTANGVGYSVEKLLNMSVTANINLIPKHTNDTTSLEQFCRDTVTTIWHYHGGCHVGKVVDQQYRVIGISGLRVVDGSTLFRSPGTNPQATVLMMGRYMGVKILRERLGRAAGV; encoded by the exons ATGGGTTTGATCAGCAGAGGGGTGGTTTTCAAGGCCTTGGTATTCGTCTTCTTCATCAGATCATCTCAAG GAGGAGACCATTTCACCAAACTGAATCTCCCTCCCCTTCAGAAGGCAAGCAGGTTCTCCACAATTCAGCATGAGGCATATGACTACATCATTGTTGGTGGGGGCACAGCCGGATGCCCATTGGCAGCGACACTGTCACAGAAGTACAAGGTACTTCTGCTGGAGAGAGGTGGGTCTCCATATGGCAATCGCAACATCACGTATCTGGAGAACTTCCACATTTGCTTGGCAGATGTTTCGCCAGAATCACCTTCTAAAACTTTCATCTCCACCGATGGTGTGATCAATGCCCGCGCAAGTGTCCTGGGTGGTGGAACCTGCATCAACGCCGGCTTCTACAGCCGAGCCAAACCAAG CTTTGTGCAGGAGGCAGGCTGGGATGAAGAGCTGGTCAACCAGTCCTACCCTTGGGTTGAAGAGAGGATTGTTCATTGGCCCAAAATCGCACCTTGGCAGGCTGCACTCCGGGATGGGCTGCTCGAAGCAGGGATCTCACCTTACAATGGATATACCTATGACCATCTCTATGGAACCAAGGTTGGGGGCACCATATTTGACGAGACTGGGTACCGGCACACTGCTGCCGACCTCCTTGCTGCTGGAAATCCTAACAATCTTAGGGTGCTGCTTCATGCCAGCGTGAACAAAATAGTTTTCTACACGAAACAAG GGAATAGGAAACCAAAGGCTATTGGAGTTCAATTCAAGGATGAGAATGGTGGGCACCACCAAGCCTTCCTCAGCCAAAAGAGGGGTAGTGAGATCATTGTCTCTGCCGGTGCTATTGGCAGCCCCCAGCTACTGTTGCTCAGTGGAATTGGACCCAGGAATGAACTTAAGAAGCACAACATTTCTGTAGTCCTCCTCAACGAGCATGTGGGTAAAGGAATGTCAGACAATCCATTGAACTCCATCTTTATACCTACGAAGAACCCACCACAGCAGTCTCTGATCGAAACTGTTGGAATAACCAATGCCGGTGTGTTTATTGAAGCCAGCAGTGGTTTTGGCCAGTCAGATGATAGCATCAATTGCCACCACGGGATCATGTCCGCTGAG ATTGGGCAGCTGTCGACAGTTCCACCAAAGCAAAGAAGCTTAGATGCAGTCCGAAAGTATGTACATAACAAACAAAACCTACCGAAAGAAGTATTCCACGGAGGTTTCATTCTCGAGAAGATTGATGGCCCACTGTCTACTGGCAATCTAGTACTTGCAGACACTGATATCAACAGCAACCCCAAGGTCACATTCAACTACTTCCAACATCCGCAAGATCTCAGGCGGTGTGTCTATGGGATCAAGACCATCGAGAGCATACTTAAGACAAACCTTTTCTCTAACCTTACTGCCAATGGTGTTGGATATTCAGTGGAAAAGCTACTCAATATGAGTGTAACAGCCAACATAAACTTGATACCGAAGCACACGAATGACACCACATCCTTGGAGCAGTTTTGCAGGGACACAGTAACCACCATCTGGCATTACCATGGTGGATGCCATGTGGGCAAAGTGGTCGATCAACAGTACCGGGTGATTGGCATCTCAGGCCTCCGTGTGGTTGACGGGTCAACCTTATTTAGGTCACCAGGAACAAACCCGCAAGCCACAGTCCTGATGATGGGCAG ATACATGGGGGTGAAGATTCTAAGGGAAAGATTAGGACGAGCAGCTGGAGTATAA